The DNA sequence ACTAAGTCTTCCCCGTAGCGCTTCCATCGGGCATTCAACGGCATATTTCGGAATGGTCCATCGGTCATGCGCCACCTCCATTGTCAGAATTAATATGACATAATCTGACAATGTCAATTATAGTATGGAAACATCTGACATGAACGGCGTTCGTTCGACATAAAACTTTGAAAATATTGTTTTATTTTTTCGACCTAAATAGGGGGCGGGCGGCAGAAAGCCACGAGTGAGATGCTAGCCGCGTAATATCGAGAGCGATGGCAGCGACGCACCACTCTCAGTCTCCCAATGATCGCTTTCCGCTTTTTGAACAGGCTTTTCGTCAATCAAATGAAAGCATATCGCTTCGGTAGTACCGGGAATATCAATGAGGAATCTTCCCAGCCATAGATTTTTCACCGGAGTAATGCTGCCGCGACCATAAAGAACAGCGGTATAAATGCCAATAAAATGATCAGAACACCGCCTAAAATAGGGTGTCCACCGTTCGCGTAAATCCGCGCAATCTCAACCAGAGCGTCCCACTTCCACTTTGTCATAACCACAAAACCTCACGCACCGACTGCTTAGCAGTCGTTGTTGGTGCCGCCTAAGGTTTCTCAGTTACAAGGTAGCAGTTAGGTCGGTTGCAAGGTTACAGCGGCGGCTGTTCACCTTACATAAGGGTCGGTGCTTCCGCTTTCAAGCTGGACTGCTGTTCACTTAAAACGCTTGAGCGCCATTATCAGACGTCGGGTTCCTGCGGTTCATCGACAGCCGATTAAAAGCAGTGCTTGCGCGGCTAACGTGTTGTGGGTCTTCAAGCTGGAAGTGCTGGGCGCCGATTGGCCTGAACGACCGAAGTCACGCGTGACGCAGGGTAGCCCTTGCTGCTGCGTCCGTGCAAATAGGTCCGAAGCGCCATGCCGGCGGATCGCTATGTGTTGCCCTAGCCGGAATCTTGGCGCACGTGCCGCGACGAAGCACCTGAACTGGTCCAGAATGAATGGAACAAGGCGCCTTTCTCTTTCCAGTCGGCCGACGTTACGTCATCTTGCGCGGCCACGGGGGATTCGAAGGCAGCCATGCGCATTCATTCGGTAGCGATCAACAACTTTCGCGGCATTAGTTCCGCTACTATTTGCCTCCCCGCGCACGCAGTGCTCATCGGTGACAATAACACCGGCAAGTCCTCCGTTCTCGAGGCCATCGATCTGGTCCTGGGGCCTGACCGGCTCTCGCGTCGACCGCCAGTCGATGAGCACGACTTTTTCGAAGGGCGCTATCTCATTCCCGTTCCCGTAGACCCTGGAGACGGCGCGGAGGCTCCCGTTGACGGCGCATTCGCTCAGCCGGCGGAAGCGGTGGCGCCGCGAATCGAGATCGAAGTGACGATCACCGATCTGTCGGAAGAGCAGCTTGCACGCTTTGGCGGCAGCATCGAATGGCTCAACACGGTGGATGGGACGCTTTTCGCTGAGGCGAATCCAGCCGGTATCGATGCGGAGACCGTCCTGGCTGCCCTGCGAGTGACCTTCATCGGTCAATATGAACCGGACGAGGATGACTTTAGCGGCGCCACCTATTTCACGCGCAGCCTAACCGAAGACGACTCCCCGACGCAGTTTAGGAAGATCGATAAGCAGCATTGTGGTTTCCTGTTCCTCCGTTCGCTGCGGACCGGGTCGCGCGCGCTCAGCCTTGAGCATGGCAGCCTCCTCGACATCATCCTTCGCCTGAAGGAAATCCGGCCCCGGCTATGGGAAGGCACGCTCGAAGCGCTTTCGGCCTTGGATGTTGCCGGCGACCCCCAAATGGGGATCAGCGGCGTTCTCGAAAGCCTCAATGCCTCGCTCAAGAAATACGTGCCGCGCGAATGGGGGGCGAAGCCACATCTGCGCGTATCGAGCCTGACCCGCGAGCATCTGCGCAAAGTTATCACCGCATTCATCGCCACCGGTAGCGGCGACTATGCCGCACCTTTCTACCGGCAGGGTACGGGCACAATCAACATGCTCGTCCTGGCGCTTCTCTCTCAGATCGCCGAGGACAAGCAGAACGTGATCTTTGCCATGGAGGAAGTCGAAACCGCCATTCCTCCGTATGCGCAAAAGCGGATTGTCCATGAGCTACGCAAACTTTCGGCTCAGTCGATAATCACGTCGCATTCCCCCTACGTGCTGGAGGAGTTCGGCCTGGACGAGACCGTCATCCTTTCGCGGACCAACCAAGGCGTGTTGAACCAGTCATCGATCACCCTTCCTGACAGCGTGAAACACAAGCGCTATCGCCAGGACTCCGGACGAAATTCTGCGAAGGTCTGCTGGCCAGGCGCGTGCTTATCGCAGAAGGGGACACGGAAACGGCGTCGCTTCCGGTCGTTGCGCGTCGTCTCTCCGATCTCAACCCGGCGAACTACAGTTCGATAGAAGCCCTTGGCATCACCGTCATCAACGCTAAAACCGAGACCCAGATCGCCGATCTCGGTATGCTCTATGCGGGGCTCGGCAAGCGGGTGTTCGCCCTGTGTGATCTGCAGACCGCCGCAGCGCAGCAGGCGATCGAAGCCCAGGTCGAGAGGTTGTTCATGCACCCCGAAAAGGGCATCGAAGATCTCGTCCTCAAGAACACGACGGTGGAGGCGATGAACCGGTTCTCGCAGACGCTGACATGGCCTCCGCACCTCGTGACGAAGCATAGCGGCGGCAACGTCAACATGCGCGATGCGCTTATGGACTATTTTCAATGGTCGAAGGGCAATTGGGGCATAGCCGACTTCCTTGCGCAATGCTCGGAGGAAGAGATCCCACTTTGGTTCCGTCAGACCTGTTTGCAATTGCGCCTGCTGTGCGATCCACCACCAACCCCGCCACTGCCGCCCATGCCACCGATGCCGGGCCATGGTGTTACCGGTACGGACTTTGCTGCGATTCCGGGCTAACAGCGGTTGCCATGGTCGACCTGACGCCGAAACAGCATATCGTACTCGCGACCGATGGCCATCAGTTGGTCACCGGCGGGCCCGGCTCTGGTAAGACGACCGTTTCGATCCTGAAAGCCGCGAAGATCGCCCGGGAGACGCTCAAGCCCGGCCAGCGAGTGCTCTTCCTGAGTTTCGCACGGGCGACAGTGTCCCGCGTCCTCGAAGCCATAGCCGAGGAAAAGGATGTTTCCGCTGCCGAAAGGAGCCGGATCGAGGTCGACACCTATCACAGCTTTTTCTGGCGACTGCTCAAAACGCACGGTTATCTTGTTGGCTTGCCGCGCCGGATATCCATCCTAACGCCGCCTGGCGAAGCAATCGCTCTCGCGGAAATTAGGCGTGAGTATGGACCCGACAACAAGCTCGACGAAGGCCCACTGGCTGAGAAGCGATCCCGCGAGAAGGCCGAGCGAGATCGTTTGGCCCTTGCCGACGGCAAGGTTTGTTTCGATCTTTTCGCCGATCTCGTGGCGCGGTTGCTCGAAGGTTCGGCCAAGCTGCGCGCGGTGACGGCCATCGTTTACCCGTTCATCATCTTCGATGAGTTTCAGGATACGAGTGCGGACCAGTGGCGCGTGGTGAAAGCACTGGGCGATCGTTGCACATTAATCACCCTGGCTGATCCCGAGCAGCGCATATTTGAGTTTATCGGCGCCGACCCGGCCCGGCTTGACCAGTTTAAGGCGGCATTCACCCCGACTTTCACTGAGCTCGGCTCGGACAATCATCGCAGTAAGGGCACGGACATACTGTTGTTCGGCAACGAGGTGCTGACTGGCAAGTTCAGCAAGTCGGACTATGCCGGCATCGCGTTCTGCGGCTTTCCTTCCAACCGTAACCAGGCTTACGCAGCGCTGGTCACGCAGGTGCTCCAGGCCCGCACGCGGCTGATCGCCACTGGCAACCGCGATTGGGCACTGGCCATCCTCGTTCCCACCAAACGAAAGATGCGATTGGTCTCCGACGTCCTCCGCGATCCGTTCGGCAACGTGCCGGCCATCTCTCACGCCGCGTCGATCGACATGGAGGGCCCGGTACTTGGGGCCGACGTCATCGCCTATCTACTCCAACAGACCCGCGCGGCGGACGAACTCGACCAGCTCGTCTACCTCATATGCCAGTATTTTCGCGGTCGCGGCGGGTCTGGACCTGGCAAGGGCGATCTGGCCGAGGCTGCTAAGCTGGAGAGCGCGCTAGGGAAATGGAACCAGCGGATCACCGCGGCACAAGCCCCGCACGCGAACAGCGTCCTCCACGCGATCGCCGGCGTACTTGCCGTGAGCCAGCAGATCGTCATGACCGGCGATCCTGACAAGGACTGGATCGCGGTCCGCGCTATCCTTGCCGACGGCGCCTGCCCGCGGCTTCAGGCGATCGCGAACGATGCACGCAACGTGCGCCTGCTCGAACGCGGCAACCTTCTGCGCAACACGCTGGAGCAGAACTGGCGGGAGCGTGGCCGTTACGCAGATGCCCTAGATATCACGCGACTCGCGTTTGTGCAGGATCACTTCGCCAATGCGCAGCGCCCCGAAAGCGGCGTTGTCGTTATGAACATGCACAAGGCCAAGGGAAAGCAGTTTGACGAGGTGATTATTTTTGAAGGGTGGCCGATGCGGGTTGGCAAGGAGATCAAGGCAAACCCGGATCGGATCGTGCGGGAGAATAAAGCCGATGGAGATCTATCTCAGGCCCGGCAGAATTTCCGGGTCAGCGTTACCAGGGCCAAATCGCGCACTACCATCATGACGCCGAGCGACGATGTATGCATTCTTCTGAAATCTGGCTGATTTTGGACTCCCCGGGGATCGCGGGAATGGTAGCTATACCACCTTCTCCGCTCCAAATCGGACCATCGCCTGCCGGCCAATTGATCGCACAGAAAGGGTAAACGGACTGTCTGCACCTGGAGATCGAACGTCAGCGGTTCAATGGCGACAAAGGGGCGGCTTCGCAGCGAGCGAACACCGCATCGTGGGACAATGCCGCCTTTCCAGAAATGTGTCAGAATGTCCGGTTTCAGCGTATCCATCCGGCGGCCGCCGCCTTGTCGTGAGGTAGTGGACTGCTCTTAAGAATGCTCTCGGGAGTAGGCTTAGGAGCGGTTGATGGGGCAGATCACGGTGATGACCGGGCCGGAACGGCGGCGGCGGTGGAGCGACGAGAAACGGCTTCAGATTCTGGCGGAAGCCTTTGCGCCAGGAGCCAGCGTCTCGGCCGTGGCGCGACGGCACGACATTTCCACAGCGCGGATCTACACATGGCGCAGCAGGCTGCGGCAGACGCCTGCCTTGGCCGAGTTCGCCGAGGCGGTGGTGGACGATGGCGAACAGCGAGGCGGGCATCAGGCCGGGATGCCGGTGATCATCGTGGATCTGGGTGGCAAGGGACGCGTGAGCATATCAGCTGTGGCCACACCTGCCTTGGTGTCGGCGGCGCTGAAGGCCTTGCGATGATCCCAGCAGGCGCACGGGTGTGGATCGCAATGGGCCATACCGATATGCGCCGCGGGATGCAGAGCCTCGCGGCGATGGTGCAGCAAAGTTTCTCGCGCGACCCATTTGCCGGCGATCTCTGGGTCTTTCGAGGGCGGAACGGGTCGCTGGTGAAGATAATTTGGCACGACGGCCTCGGGATGTCGCTTTATTCGAAGCGCCTGGAACGAGGGAAGTTCATTTGGCCCTCCGCGAAGGACGGAGTGGTGTCGCTGACGAGCTCACAGCTGGCCTGTTTGCTCGACGGCGTGGACTGGCGGAACCCGCAATATAGCTGGCGTCCGCAGAGCGCGGGATAAGGCACGGATTTTCTTTTGCCGAGGTCGCATTTTCCGCTTCATCCGGGCGGTTTTCTGTGATTCCATCCGGGTTGTGGACGCCGCCGTTTCGCCCCTGCCTGACGATATCGAAGCGCTCAAGGCGCTGGTGCTGCTCAGTGCGCAACGCGCCGATGCGGCCGAACAGCGCGCGACAAGTGCCGAAGCCGAACTAGCCAATGCCCGTGCCCGGGAGAGCGCCACCGAAGCCTTGATCTCGCACTACAAGTTGCAGATCGCCAAGCTCAGGCGTGAGCAATATGGCCCCAGCGCCGAACGCACCCGCCGGCTTCTCGCGCAGATGGAGTTTGAGCTCGAAGATCTGGAGGCTGACGCCGCCGAAGATGATCTTGCCGCCGAGACCGCCGCAGCAAAGGCAACGACCGTCACAGCCTTTGAGCGCAAGAGGCCGGTCAGGAAGCCATTCCCTGACCATTTGCCACGTGAGCGCGTCGTCATCCCGGCGCCCTGTTCTTGCCCGTCCTGCGGTGGCGTGCGCCTGTCGAAGCTGGGCGAAGATGTGACCGAGACGCTGGAGGTGATCCCGCGCGCCTGGAAGGTCATCCAGACCGTGCGCGAGAAGTTCTCCTGCCGAGATTGCGAGAAGATCACGCAGCCGCCCGCGCCCTTCCATGTCGTGCCGCGTGGCTGGGCCGGCCCAAGCTTCCTCGCCATGCTGCTGTTCGAGAAGTATGGACAGCACCAGCCTCTCAACCGTCAGGCCGAGCGTTTCACCCGCGAAGGCGTGCCGCTGAGCGTCTCCACGCTCGCAGATCAGGTCGGCGCGGCTTCCTTTGCTTTGATGCCCATCTTCCGGCTGATCGAGGCCCATGTGTTTGCCGCCGAGCGCGTACATGGTGACGATACCACCGTGCCGGTCATGGCAAAGGGCAAGACCAATACTGGCCGATTATGGGACTATGTCCGGGATGACCGCTCGTTCGGCGGCGCCGATCCGCCAGCGGTGGTATTCTATTACTCGCGGGATCGGCGCGGCGAACATCCCCAGGCGCATCTCGCGTCCTGGTCCGGGATTCTGCAGGCAGACGCCTATGCGGGCTATTTCGAGCTGTACGCTCCCGATCGTCGGCCCGGCCTTATCGTGGAGGCGGGATGCTTTGCCCATGCACGTAGGAAGTTCTTCGAACTCGCCGACGTCGAGGGCGCCGCGCGCAAGAAGAGCCGTGGTGAGCGAGCCGGTCCCATCTATCCGATCGCGCTGGAGGCGGTGCAGAAGCTTGATGCCCTGTTCGACATTGAGCGAGGCATCAACGGCAAAACCGCGGCAGAGCGGCTTGCCGTTCGGCAGGAGCTGAGCGCGCCGCTGATGGCCGAGTTGCACGATTGGCTGGAGGCTCAACTCACCAAGCTCTCCCGCAACCATGATCTGACCAAGGCCATCAACTATATGCTGCGGCGCTGGGACGCATTCACCCATTTCCTCGCCGATGGAAGGGTCTGTTTGACAAACAACGCAGCGGAACGGGCGCTGCGCTGTGTGCCACTCGGGCGGAAAGCCTGGCTATTTTGTGGCTCCGATCGCGGCGGTCAGCGCGCCGCCATCATGTTCTCACTCATTCAGAGCTGTCGCCTCAACGACGTAGATCCTCAGGCGTGGCTTGCCGACGTCCTCGCCCGCATCGCCGGTCATCCAGCCAATCGGCTTGGCGATTTACTCCCCTGGAATTGGAAGCCAACAGCGTTGAAGCTGGAGCCGTGATCTCATAGCATTACGGCATGGAATTTGGCCCGCAACCCGAACTGATCGAATCCCCGCTCTGCCGTTCTATGGAACAGGCAGGCGTGCGTTTGACGATCAACATCGTCCGGCTTGCCACCGAACGTGGTTGGTCCCTTGAAGTCGTCAACCAGCACGGAACCTCGACGGTCTGGGACGATCTCTTTCCCACCGACCGAGATGCCGATGCCGCGTTCCGCGATGTGCTCGCTCAAGAAGGCATCGAGGCCTTCCTCGGCAAATAAGATGCCAAATCCGGCAGCGAACCGCCCTTAGCCGCGGTCCTCAACGGATGCGTACGTTTCAGCCGCATTGCCGTCGCTTGCGCATGCGATCATCGTCTTGCGAACTGGGAGCTCCGTGGGCAGCTCTAAGCAAGACGATTGCAGTCAACGGGGGTGGGCTTAAAGCCCACCCCAGACCCATCACAAACCGGAGTGAGATCAGAAACGATAGGCTGCGCCAAGGAGCACCTGGTGGCGATCCCAAGACCCGCGGCCTTCGCTCAGGTCCGAGTAACGATACTCCAGACGAGCCGAGATATTCTGCGTGATCGCCTGCTCGACACCACCGCCGACCATCCAAGCATCGCGGTTGTCCTTGCCGCGAATGTCCGAAGCTTCAGTCAGCCGCACATTTGCGCGAACGTTCGAATATCCGCCGCGGACGTAAACAAGCGTGTTTTCCCGGACCAGATAACCTGCACGGGCACTGACATCGATCGAGTATTTCGGATCGAGAACAAGTGCGCTGCCTGCAGCGCCGCCAGACACCGCGTCATCTGCACCGACACTGAACCCTGCCTCGGCGCCGATCACAATCTTCGGCGTGATCTTGTAGTCGTAGCCGACGAATGCGCCACCGATGAACGCGTCGCGCTCGTTGGATGAGTTCACTCGACCGATAGACGTTCCAACGGTGCCGGCTTCATCGTGGTTCCAGCCAATCTGCGCGCCGACAAAGGGGCCGTTGAACGTCTCGGCAGAGGCTGCAGCGGAAACTCCCGTGGCAGCGAACAGAACGGCGGATGCGATGATGAACTTGTTCATGAGACTATATCCTTTCAAAATGCTGCATGTGCAGGCTTGATTGCTAGAGAGAGGGCGCACATCAGCTCGTCCGCCAACATGCGGTTGCTTCCGGGCACATGGGTTGATGGAGGACTTCGAAGCTCTTGCTATGCAGAGCGGAAGCCAGTTTCACCGACCGCCAAATTGGCGGATTTCGGCGAGCATGAATTCAAGAGTGTAGGTAATCTGGGTCGCTTGCCCGGCATTGAAACCGCACAGCGTCAGGAGGACAGGCATCCATTTCATTGTGGCCTCCTGTCATTTGAGGCCAGCGCGAAACGGTGGCGGGTGACAGGGCAGTGATCCCATTCCAGCGGCTTTACGTTCAAAGCTACGTCATGGCTCACCTCTTGATTTCTGTTCATGATGATATCCTCCGTAGCCGAAGACAGACATGTCCATCCGCGGCGGTATGCCGACAAAATAGGCGCAACGGTGGGGGACTTAATGGTGTTGTTCGCGCCAAGGTTTGTTAGCGAAGCCACATAGTGGCAGTGCAAAATTCAGGCAGCGAACACACGCACCGGCAGATTAATAATCGACTTCCGACGCCCGGATCACGACATCGGCCACCTTCCGAGGTTGCGAAATCTGGATCAGGTGACTGCCCGGGATCTCGACGGTGATCGTGTGCGAGCGACGATAAAGAGTTCGCAGCATTTCAGGTGAAAGCGTGCGATCATCCTGCGCGATGATCCCGAAGCTGGGCTTTGCGCGCCATGCTGCGGTCGGCAACTTTGCGGAAAAGACGCTCACCGAGGTAGGACGCTGCGAGGCAGCAAGATAATGGGCATCGGCGGTGGGCAAGTCGTCGGCGACGTCATGCTTGAACATGACGGGGTCGACAATCAATGACGTCTCATCGACCATGAGCACATGGCCAGGCAGCGGCCATCTTGCGTTGAGTTCGCCTACGGATTCGCGAGTGTCCGGCTGAATGGCCGCTACATAGACCAGCGATTTCACCTTTGGATCAGTGCCCGCAGCGGTAATAACGGCCCCCCCGTAAGAATGCCCGACCAGCACCACCGGACCATCTTGGCGTGCAATGACCTTGCGGGTGGCAGCGATATCGGCATCCAGGTTCGAAAGGGGAAGCTGGACTACCGATACGGTGTAATGTTTGCGAACGAGGATGTCGTAGACCTTGCGCCAGCTGGACCCGTCCATCGCCGCGCCATGCACCAGAACGACATTCTCGATGCGATCATGGTCTTTGGCGCTGACGGGCGAGGGGCCAAGCGCGATCGAGGCTGCGGCGGCCAGGAGGGTGATTGTACGCTTCATGATCATCGTCCCTGCATCATGGTGAATGCTCGGCACGGCTCCGACCGTGCCGAGGTGACAGTCAACGACCGGCCTTGCCATCCAGGCTGAAGCGACCGGCTCCGAAGGCCACGATCTGCAGCAGGCCGCCGATGATCGAGATGTTCTTGAAGAAGTGGATGAACTGGTTCTGATCGGCGAGGTTGCTATGAAAGGCCAGCGCGGCGCCGAGGGTGAACAGCGCCATGACGGCAGCTACGAGACGGGTGCGGTAACCCGCGAGCAGAGCGACGCTGCCGAGGATTTCGACCAAAACTGCCAGACCGAAGCCGACCGAAGGGAGCGGAAGGCCGACGCTTCCGATCATGCCGATGGTCGCAGCAGGAGCCGCCACCTTGGACAGGCCCGAAAGCAGGAAGAGCGGAGCGATAAGTACGCGACCGGCGAGGGCGGCATAGGAAGCGCCGTTGGCGTTTGCGTCGATGCCCGTGACGGTGTGGGCGGGGCTGACGGTTGCAGTGTTCATTGGATGTCTCCTTCGTCTTGTTCAGCCGGTCACCACGACCGCTGCTGACGTCCAAATGGCACCAGTCTTCTCATCAAAATAGACGAATAGGATAGACGATTAGGATCGAGAAATTCGACTAGTTGGGATGACTATGCTTGCGCCGCTAACAAAGCTTGACGCTTTTCACGCGATTATCCGTGAATGTCCCTCGGGATACATCCGCTTCACCAACCAAGTGAAAGGATTGATCCGATGCAAAATCTCGAAGGAAAGGTCGTACTGATCACGGGCGCGAGCAGCGGGATCGGCGAAGCGACCGCGCGTACTCTCGCGGAAGCAGGAGCTACGGTTGTGCTGGGCGCGCGCCGTGTGGAGCGGCTCGAAAAGCTGGTGCAGGAGATCGAGGCCGCCGGCGGCAAGGCAATGGCGAAAGCGATGGATGTCACGAGCCAGGCGGAGGTGGCTGCATTTGCCGAGGAGGCCCGGGTCCGGTTCGGCAAGATCGACGTGATCGTCAACAATGCCGGCGTCATGCCGCTGTCCCCGATGGCCGCGCTGAAGGTCGACGAGTGGGACCGCATGGTCGACGTCAACATCAAGGGAACGCTCTACGGCATTGCGGCCGTGCTTCCCGCCATGAATGAACAGGGCTTCGGCCATGTGATCAACATCGCCTCGACAGGCGGTCATGTCGTCTCTCCAACGGCGGCGGTATATTGTGCGACCAAATTCGCGGTCAGGGCGATTTCCGAAGGCCTGCGCCAGGAGAATGACAAGATCCGCGTGACGGTCATCAGCCCAGGTGTGACCGAATCCGAACTGGCGGACTCGATCTCCGACCCCAAGGGCCGTGAGGAAATGAAGGAATACCGCAAGGTCGCCATCAGCCCGTTTGCGATCGCCAGGGCAATTCGCTTCGCCGTCGAGCAGCCGGGGGACGTGGATACGACCGAGATGATCGTCCGCCCGACCGCGTCCGCGCTCTGACCAATCGCCATCAACAGCACGTGCAAAGCCCCGGCTCTGTGAGGCGGCGCGTCATGAAATTCGAGGAGTGTTCGAAAATGAAGAAGACTGTTCTCATCTCCGGATCCGGTTCAGGAATGGGACTTCTGACGGCTCAAACCCTGATCAGAGAAGGTTATGCCGTTTATGCTGGTGTTCGCGACCCACACGGACGCAGCAGCGCGCGGCGTGAGGCTCTGGAGGCTTTCGCCAAAGAGTGCGGCGGATATGTAAGGGTCGTCGATCTCGACATTCACAGCCAGGAACCCTGCAACGCCGCTGTCGAACAGGTCGTTGCGGACCACAGCACTCTTGACGTCGTGATCCACAATGCAGCCCACCTCTTCATCGGCATGGCGGAAGGTTTTACGGCCGAGCAACTTGCCGACAGCCTCAACACCAATGCAGTCGGTGCTCATCGCCTGAACCGAGCGGCACTCCCACACATGCGCAAGCAAGGTTCCGGCGTCCTGCTCTATGTCGGCAGCGGCATCACCAGGATCGTTTCCCCGTTCATGATGCCCTACGTGGCTGGCAAATACGCGATGGATGCCGTCGCAGAGGCCACGGCCTATGAAGTGGGCCCGCTCGGCATCGAGACGGTCATCGTCATGCCCGGCGTATTCATGGATGGAACCTCCCACTTCGCGACCGCCGTCTTCCCGGCGGATGAAGAGGCGGCGGGCGGGTACGACAAGCTCCAGGAAGAATTCAACCGATATGAACCTGGGTTGCGGAACCTGTTCCGGAATGGCTGCGACGCGCCCGTGCAAGGTGTGGCGGACGAGATCGCTCGGGTGCTTTCCCTCCCGCGTGGCAGCAAGCCCATGCGAACGACCGTCGATTATTCCGATTACGGCGCGGAGCCGGTGAACAGCGTCGCGCAGGCCCAGACCGAACGGGTGTTCCGCATCATGGGCTTCGATCGCCTGCTCCAACTCGGTTAGGTCGCATCCAGATCGCGAGGCCCCAAAGGCGTGCTTTTCGGGCCTCGCCGCCAGCAATCAAAGATCACTCCGCTGAAGACCCTGCCGCGTTCGTTCCTGGCGCCGGATGGTAGCTGGACCTGCAATCCGAGAGCATCAATGAGATGCCTGTTCCTTGAACCGTTGTATCAGCCATCGCCCTGCAGGACCGGGGGGGCTGTCTGTCCGGTAAATCGCATCCATGACATAGTCGCCGCCGATGCTGTCAGGCATATCCAGCTTCACCAGCCTACCGGTCAATATATCTTCCGCGATCATCGGCTCGGGCATATTTCCCCACCCGATCCCGGCCTTGAGAAGCATGTGCTTGGAACTGAGGTCCGCAAGGCGCCAGGTGCTGGTGCCGACCACAGCAATGTCGCGTCCCTTGGTCAGCGCCGATCGGTCGGTAAGGACCAGCTGGACATGTTCGCGACCTGCGCCGGGCAGGTTCTCTTCTGCAATCGCCAAGGGATGGCTCGGTGCGGCCACGGGGATCATGCGCACGCTGCCGATCCCCTCTTTTTCGATGCCATCTACACTGACCAGCGGCCCAGCCACCCCGATGTTGGCGATCCGGTCCATTACCAGTCTTGTTACCGAACCCAGTGATTCGACATAAAGATGAAGCGTTACGGTCGGGAACTGTTCGCGGAAACTCGTGAGGGCATCCACTACCCGTTCCTCGGGCAACAAGGTGTCGAGCACGATGTGAAGCTCTGACTCCAGGCCCTGCAGCATACCCTTGGATTTCGCTCGCAGGCTGTCGATACCACCGGCAACCCTTCTGGCCTCGGCAAGCACCATGCGGCCCGCTTCGGTCAGTTGAGGCTTACGCGTCGTTTCCCGGTCGAACAGAGTCAGGCCGAGTTGCGCCTCCAGGTTGGAGATCGAGTAGCTCACTACCGAGGAAGCGCGATTGAGCTGCCGCGCAGCGCCGGCAAAGCTCCCGACGTCTACAACCGTCAGGAAGACTTTCAGCTGGTCAAGCGTGGGCGTGCCCGGCTCACTTATCATATCGAATTCCTCGAACCTAATCACCGAGCGTATGCCGGTTTTTTAGACCGAATGAAACGCATAAATCTCCGACATCGCCACTGGCTTACCGCCGACGATGAAGGAACAAGACATGACTTTCCAAGCAAACCCGGCACTCGTCGAGCAGGTGATACTGCCGGCAGTGCGCGATCTCGGCGGCTTCGATGTGCGCCGGGCTCTCCCTTCGGCCCAGCGCCGGATGGTTGGACCGTTCGCATTCTTCGATGCTTTCGGACCTGCCGTTTTCCGGTCCGGCGAAGGCGTCGATACGCGGCCGCATCCGCATATCGGCCTCGCCACGCTTACCTACCTGATAGAGGGTGAGCTCGATCACCGGGATAGCGAAGGCTATTTCCAGACGATCCAGCCCGGCGAGGTCAACCTGATGACCGCTGGACGCGGGATCGTCCACTCCGAGCGTAGCGGACAAGGCTTCCGTGATCGCGAAGC is a window from the Sphingobium sp. V4 genome containing:
- a CDS encoding DoxX family protein, whose translation is MNTATVSPAHTVTGIDANANGASYAALAGRVLIAPLFLLSGLSKVAAPAATIGMIGSVGLPLPSVGFGLAVLVEILGSVALLAGYRTRLVAAVMALFTLGAALAFHSNLADQNQFIHFFKNISIIGGLLQIVAFGAGRFSLDGKAGR
- a CDS encoding SDR family oxidoreductase — encoded protein: MQNLEGKVVLITGASSGIGEATARTLAEAGATVVLGARRVERLEKLVQEIEAAGGKAMAKAMDVTSQAEVAAFAEEARVRFGKIDVIVNNAGVMPLSPMAALKVDEWDRMVDVNIKGTLYGIAAVLPAMNEQGFGHVINIASTGGHVVSPTAAVYCATKFAVRAISEGLRQENDKIRVTVISPGVTESELADSISDPKGREEMKEYRKVAISPFAIARAIRFAVEQPGDVDTTEMIVRPTASAL
- a CDS encoding SDR family NAD(P)-dependent oxidoreductase; this translates as MKFEECSKMKKTVLISGSGSGMGLLTAQTLIREGYAVYAGVRDPHGRSSARREALEAFAKECGGYVRVVDLDIHSQEPCNAAVEQVVADHSTLDVVIHNAAHLFIGMAEGFTAEQLADSLNTNAVGAHRLNRAALPHMRKQGSGVLLYVGSGITRIVSPFMMPYVAGKYAMDAVAEATAYEVGPLGIETVIVMPGVFMDGTSHFATAVFPADEEAAGGYDKLQEEFNRYEPGLRNLFRNGCDAPVQGVADEIARVLSLPRGSKPMRTTVDYSDYGAEPVNSVAQAQTERVFRIMGFDRLLQLG
- a CDS encoding LysR family transcriptional regulator, with translation MISEPGTPTLDQLKVFLTVVDVGSFAGAARQLNRASSVVSYSISNLEAQLGLTLFDRETTRKPQLTEAGRMVLAEARRVAGGIDSLRAKSKGMLQGLESELHIVLDTLLPEERVVDALTSFREQFPTVTLHLYVESLGSVTRLVMDRIANIGVAGPLVSVDGIEKEGIGSVRMIPVAAPSHPLAIAEENLPGAGREHVQLVLTDRSALTKGRDIAVVGTSTWRLADLSSKHMLLKAGIGWGNMPEPMIAEDILTGRLVKLDMPDSIGGDYVMDAIYRTDSPPGPAGRWLIQRFKEQASH